A single region of the Blattabacterium sp. (Cryptocercus kyebangensis) genome encodes:
- a CDS encoding NAD(P)/FAD-dependent oxidoreductase, with protein sequence MNIPIKNNLKRVVIIGAGFAGLQVAKKLRRDKFQVVLIDKNNYHTFQPLLYQVATAGLEPDSIAHAIRIIIKKTKNFFFRLANVHYINAKEQKIYTNVGILSYDYLIVATGSVTNYFGNKNIEFFSLPMKSIPEALNLRSLILQDFEYALLTKNYKERERLMTFVIVGGGPTGVELAGALAEMKKYILPYDYPDLNIQRMNIYLLQASPRLLDGMSEKSAKQAFKNLKELGVNIWLDCLVKDYDGKIVFIDKDKKIESANVIWAAGVKGAIIKGFIKEDLMNGQRILVDNYLKTLRYQNIFAIGDIACMIKNKYYPNGHPMTAQPAIQQGNFLAENFNYFLLDKKIGKPFRYKNLGTMATIGRNKAVCDFPYFRLKGFLAWIIWMFVHLIGLVGFRNRVIALTNWIIQYFHYNKSVRIIIKPFHRRKKN encoded by the coding sequence ATGAATATCCCAATAAAAAATAATCTAAAAAGAGTCGTAATAATTGGAGCTGGATTTGCCGGTTTACAAGTTGCTAAGAAATTAAGAAGAGACAAATTTCAAGTTGTACTTATTGATAAAAACAATTATCATACTTTTCAACCTTTATTATATCAAGTAGCAACTGCAGGATTAGAACCAGATTCTATTGCACATGCTATTAGAATAATCATAAAAAAAACAAAAAACTTTTTTTTCAGACTAGCTAACGTTCATTATATTAATGCAAAGGAACAAAAAATATATACGAATGTAGGAATTTTATCTTATGATTATTTAATTGTGGCTACAGGATCTGTAACTAATTATTTTGGAAATAAAAATATAGAATTTTTTTCATTACCTATGAAATCTATTCCAGAAGCATTAAATCTAAGAAGTCTTATATTACAAGATTTTGAATATGCATTACTTACCAAAAATTATAAAGAAAGAGAAAGACTTATGACTTTTGTTATTGTTGGAGGAGGACCTACTGGAGTAGAACTAGCTGGAGCTTTAGCAGAAATGAAAAAATATATACTACCTTATGATTATCCAGATTTAAATATTCAACGTATGAATATTTATTTATTACAAGCTTCCCCTAGATTATTAGATGGAATGTCTGAAAAATCTGCAAAACAAGCTTTTAAAAATTTAAAAGAATTAGGGGTAAATATTTGGTTAGACTGTTTAGTAAAAGATTACGATGGTAAAATCGTTTTTATAGATAAAGACAAAAAAATAGAATCTGCTAATGTTATATGGGCTGCAGGAGTAAAAGGAGCTATAATTAAAGGATTTATAAAAGAAGATCTGATGAATGGACAAAGAATTCTAGTAGATAATTATCTTAAAACATTAAGATATCAAAATATTTTTGCGATCGGGGATATAGCTTGTATGATTAAAAATAAATATTATCCAAATGGTCATCCTATGACGGCACAACCTGCTATTCAACAAGGTAATTTTCTTGCTGAAAATTTTAATTATTTTTTATTGGATAAAAAAATAGGAAAACCTTTTAGATATAAAAATCTAGGGACCATGGCTACCATTGGTAGAAATAAAGCCGTATGTGATTTTCCCTATTTTAGATTAAAAGGGTTTTTAGCATGGATTATTTGGATGTTTGTTCATTTAATTGGTTTAGTTGGATTTAGAAATAGAGTAATAGCTTTAACAAATTGGATTATTCAATATTTTCATTATAATAAGAGTGTACGAATAATTATAAAACCATTTCATAGGAGAAAAAAAAATTAA
- a CDS encoding zinc metallopeptidase, producing MIYYFIVGITFFFSIMVSRILKNKFRIYSELYLHNHMSGKEIAEKMLTDNGIYDVNVISIEGELTDHYNPLNKTVNLSEKVYYENSAASAAIAAHECGHVLQHKWGYNLLKLRNGLIPILNFSSRFTNLAIMAGLTIFYSSEGKNSFILKLGIGLFSIAVFFSFITLPIEFDASKRALTWLKNKNMVTFQEYEHAKDSLKWAAMTYVVSALGSLAQLMYFLSIFNKKNE from the coding sequence ATGATTTATTATTTTATTGTAGGAATAACGTTTTTTTTTAGTATTATGGTAAGTAGGATTCTAAAAAATAAATTTAGGATTTATTCTGAATTATATTTACATAATCATATGAGTGGAAAAGAAATAGCAGAAAAAATGTTAACAGATAATGGGATTTATGATGTAAATGTTATATCTATAGAGGGAGAATTAACAGATCATTATAATCCATTAAATAAAACAGTTAATTTAAGTGAAAAAGTTTATTATGAAAATTCAGCAGCTTCTGCTGCTATTGCTGCTCATGAATGTGGTCATGTTTTACAACACAAATGGGGTTATAATTTATTGAAACTACGAAATGGATTAATTCCTATTTTGAATTTTAGCTCTAGATTTACAAATCTAGCTATTATGGCTGGACTTACAATATTTTATAGTTCAGAAGGAAAAAATTCTTTTATTCTTAAGTTAGGTATAGGTTTATTTTCTATAGCTGTTTTTTTTTCTTTTATTACTCTTCCAATAGAATTTGATGCTAGTAAAAGAGCTTTAACTTGGTTAAAAAATAAGAATATGGTAACCTTTCAGGAATATGAACATGCAAAAGATTCTTTAAAATGGGCGGCAATGACTTATGTTGTTTCAGCTTTAGGGAGTTTAGCTCAATTGATGTATTTTTTATCCATTTTTAACAAAAAAAATGAATAA
- a CDS encoding 30S ribosomal protein THX → MGKGDKKTRKGKIRNKTYGNLRRNPRNSKKKKKK, encoded by the coding sequence ATGGGAAAAGGAGATAAAAAAACTAGAAAAGGAAAAATAAGAAATAAAACATATGGAAATCTTCGTAGAAATCCAAGAAATTCTAAAAAGAAGAAAAAAAAATAA
- the coaE gene encoding dephospho-CoA kinase (Dephospho-CoA kinase (CoaE) performs the final step in coenzyme A biosynthesis.), whose amino-acid sequence MRSFLIGITGNMGSGKSSFTSFFKKNGIPVYSSDKRGKILMNKKKILKNNIIKFFGKKSYEENKVNTKLLSRIVFKNPTSLKLLCSIVHPWIFLDFKNWIFSKKSFYSIKESALLFESGSYKDCDLIITIISPIEKMIERIIKRDHLSEREIMNRIKFQISDREKIKNSNIIIENSQDISFLKKKTKEIHNKIIQKIFKNGKRR is encoded by the coding sequence ATGAGATCATTTTTGATAGGAATTACCGGAAATATGGGATCTGGAAAAAGTTCATTTACCTCTTTTTTTAAAAAAAATGGGATTCCTGTATATTCATCAGATAAAAGAGGTAAGATTTTAATGAATAAAAAAAAAATATTAAAAAATAATATTATAAAATTTTTTGGAAAAAAATCATATGAAGAAAATAAAGTCAATACAAAATTATTATCTAGAATAGTATTTAAAAATCCTACTTCCTTAAAATTATTATGTTCTATTGTTCATCCCTGGATATTCTTAGATTTTAAAAATTGGATTTTTTCAAAAAAATCTTTTTATTCTATAAAAGAATCCGCACTTTTATTTGAAAGTGGATCTTATAAGGATTGTGATTTAATTATCACTATTATTTCTCCTATAGAAAAAATGATTGAACGAATAATAAAAAGAGATCATTTAAGTGAGAGAGAAATTATGAATCGTATTAAATTTCAAATTTCTGATAGGGAAAAAATAAAAAATTCCAATATAATTATTGAAAATTCTCAAGATATTTCTTTTCTAAAAAAGAAAACAAAAGAAATCCATAATAAAATTATTCAAAAAATTTTCAAAAATGGGAAAAGGAGATAA
- the yajC gene encoding preprotein translocase subunit YajC: MFPILQQNPITSTIWMFALIFIVFYFFMIRPQLRKQKIEKKFQENLKKGIYIVTNSGLHGRIIDISNHFCILETITGKIKFEKNAISKELTQLRYENFSNNKKKEIELKKNTEKK; encoded by the coding sequence ATGTTTCCCATACTACAACAAAATCCTATAACAAGCACTATTTGGATGTTTGCATTAATATTTATTGTATTTTACTTCTTTATGATACGTCCTCAATTACGAAAACAAAAAATAGAAAAAAAATTTCAGGAAAATTTAAAAAAGGGAATTTATATAGTAACAAATTCTGGTTTACATGGTAGAATCATAGACATTTCAAATCATTTCTGTATATTAGAAACTATTACAGGAAAAATAAAATTTGAAAAAAACGCCATATCTAAAGAATTAACCCAATTACGTTATGAAAATTTTTCTAATAATAAAAAAAAAGAAATAGAATTGAAAAAAAACACTGAAAAAAAATGA
- the nusB gene encoding transcription antitermination factor NusB, whose protein sequence is MLIRRYFRIRSLQFLYAQHLSKMNFKKVEKNMLKNIEELDDLYVFLLYLILRIRDKAIKNINEISTKNKISSVHKIAYNSVIKILSNNKYLLKYKYSKNYEKKIWIKQDESILFFLIKEMKKSQVFKNSIQKFSSSFEEEKDFIIKYYKNNIIPNKKLIDYIEDRYVINGSENLYIAHIMVCKTLKYIKLSTPQNFKLYNVYKNNENKKFIIDLYRNTIFHKNEFNKLIEYISKNWTIKRIATIDLIILQMAICEFLYFPSIPPKATINEYIEITKIFCMEKSKIFINGILDKVFKLLCKQNKIFKDGKGLI, encoded by the coding sequence ATGTTAATTAGGCGATACTTCAGAATAAGAAGTTTGCAATTTTTATATGCCCAACATTTATCTAAAATGAATTTTAAAAAAGTAGAAAAAAACATGCTTAAAAACATAGAAGAACTAGATGATTTGTATGTTTTTCTTCTCTACTTAATATTGAGAATTAGAGATAAAGCTATAAAAAATATAAATGAAATTTCAACTAAAAATAAAATAAGTTCTGTACATAAAATAGCATATAATTCTGTAATTAAAATATTATCCAATAATAAATACTTATTAAAGTATAAATATTCAAAAAATTATGAAAAAAAAATATGGATAAAACAGGATGAATCTATTCTTTTTTTCTTAATAAAAGAAATGAAAAAATCACAAGTTTTTAAAAACTCTATCCAAAAATTTAGTTCCTCCTTCGAGGAGGAAAAAGACTTTATTATAAAATACTACAAAAATAATATAATTCCTAATAAAAAATTAATAGATTACATCGAAGATAGATATGTCATAAATGGATCAGAAAATCTATATATAGCACATATAATGGTCTGTAAAACATTAAAATATATAAAATTGTCTACACCACAAAATTTTAAATTATACAACGTTTATAAAAATAATGAAAACAAAAAATTTATTATTGATTTATATAGAAATACAATTTTTCATAAAAATGAATTTAATAAACTAATTGAATATATATCCAAAAATTGGACTATAAAAAGAATAGCTACTATAGATTTAATTATATTACAAATGGCTATTTGTGAATTTTTATACTTTCCAAGTATTCCACCAAAAGCAACTATAAATGAATACATAGAAATTACAAAAATATTTTGTATGGAAAAAAGTAAAATTTTTATTAATGGTATTTTAGATAAAGTATTCAAATTACTATGCAAACAAAATAAAATATTTAAAGATGGAAAAGGATTAATATAA
- a CDS encoding ABC transporter ATP-binding protein: MILISNILTVLPIPYIGKSINTIKNIFIYFSKYNSYNYSNNLKIEILVYTGIILLVPIIGGIVKYHMRQCIITTSRMIEFDIKNEIFLHYQKLSLSFYKKNSTGDLMNRLTEDVSFIRQYIGPGVMYFVNLIILFLMVFIQMFRLDKILAFYVVLPIPMLFISIYYIGIFITKKSKDVQNYQSLISSFMQETFSGINVVKSFVSEIFFQEKHKKIILEYKKKNIELAKIDTILSSIIIFFIGTSHLLILFFGGKKYFKGEIKEIGTLAEFFTYINVLVFPFIILGWVVSIVERAKVSQTRINKFLKENPEILNKNIIKTKIIGKIKFKNVSFIYNSDLKNPSNTLDKVSFTIKKGKTLILTGETGSGKTTIGRLISRLYDPNKGKILIDNISLKNHNLSNFRSKIGYVPQESFLFSDSIYNNIALGSIKKENSCKVYEAARKVMIEEEILNFKSGYETIVGERGITLSGGQKQRICIARAIIRNPKILIFDDSFSSIDQKTRKLIILSIKKDLKNSTIIIITHDISYISDFDLIIVLKNGKIFQVGNQNSFFYKKKVE, encoded by the coding sequence TTGATTTTAATATCAAATATTTTAACTGTACTTCCCATTCCTTATATAGGAAAATCTATTAATACAATAAAAAATATTTTTATATATTTTTCGAAATACAATTCCTATAATTATTCTAATAATCTAAAAATAGAAATACTTGTTTATACAGGTATAATATTATTAGTTCCAATTATAGGAGGAATTGTTAAATATCATATGAGACAATGTATTATTACAACGTCCAGGATGATAGAATTTGATATAAAAAATGAGATTTTTTTGCATTATCAAAAATTGAGTTTATCCTTTTATAAGAAAAATTCAACTGGAGATTTAATGAATCGTCTTACAGAAGACGTATCTTTTATACGACAGTATATAGGACCTGGGGTTATGTATTTTGTCAATCTTATAATCTTATTTTTAATGGTTTTTATACAAATGTTTCGATTAGATAAAATATTGGCTTTTTATGTGGTATTACCTATTCCTATGCTTTTTATTTCTATTTATTATATTGGTATTTTTATTACAAAAAAAAGTAAAGATGTACAAAATTATCAATCTCTTATTTCTTCTTTTATGCAAGAAACTTTTTCTGGAATTAATGTTGTTAAATCATTTGTCTCTGAAATTTTTTTTCAAGAGAAACATAAAAAAATTATATTAGAATATAAGAAAAAAAATATAGAATTAGCTAAAATCGATACTATTTTATCATCTATTATTATTTTTTTTATTGGAACGAGTCATTTGTTAATTCTTTTTTTTGGAGGAAAAAAATATTTTAAAGGAGAAATAAAAGAAATAGGGACTCTTGCAGAATTTTTTACGTATATAAATGTATTAGTTTTTCCTTTTATTATTTTGGGTTGGGTTGTTTCTATAGTTGAAAGAGCAAAAGTATCACAAACACGTATAAATAAATTTTTAAAAGAAAACCCTGAAATATTAAATAAAAATATTATAAAAACAAAAATTATCGGAAAAATTAAATTTAAAAATGTTAGTTTTATTTATAATTCTGATTTAAAGAATCCATCTAATACCCTAGATAAAGTTTCTTTTACTATTAAAAAAGGAAAAACTTTAATTTTAACTGGAGAGACAGGATCTGGAAAAACAACTATTGGAAGATTGATTTCTCGTTTGTATGATCCAAATAAAGGAAAAATACTTATAGATAATATCTCTTTAAAAAATCATAACCTTTCTAATTTTAGAAGTAAAATTGGTTATGTTCCTCAAGAATCTTTTCTTTTTTCAGATTCTATTTATAATAATATAGCCTTAGGAAGTATTAAAAAAGAAAATTCATGTAAAGTCTATGAAGCAGCAAGGAAAGTGATGATAGAAGAGGAAATCCTGAATTTTAAAAGTGGATATGAAACGATTGTAGGAGAGAGAGGGATTACATTATCTGGAGGTCAAAAACAGAGAATATGTATTGCAAGAGCTATTATAAGAAATCCAAAAATACTTATATTTGATGATAGTTTTTCTTCTATAGATCAAAAAACTAGAAAATTGATAATTCTTTCTATAAAAAAAGATCTTAAAAATAGTACTATTATTATTATCACTCATGATATATCTTATATATCTGATTTTGATCTTATTATTGTATTAAAAAATGGAAAAATATTTCAAGTAGGGAATCAAAATTCTTTTTTTTATAAAAAAAAGGTTGAATAA
- a CDS encoding DUF3276 family protein: protein MDEKENIKERNEICSRTLKTGSRTYFFDARETRAGDYYLTITESKKIFSETGEITYKKHKIYLYKEDFSKFQSILDDMIRFIINEKGREVISERHQKDFKNHTFNQEVKEVHKKSSETKDFTNINFEDI from the coding sequence ATGGACGAAAAAGAAAATATTAAAGAAAGAAATGAAATTTGTTCACGTACCTTAAAAACTGGAAGTCGTACGTATTTTTTTGATGCTAGGGAAACAAGAGCAGGAGATTATTATTTGACTATTACTGAAAGTAAAAAAATTTTTTCTGAAACTGGAGAAATTACTTATAAAAAACATAAGATTTATTTATACAAAGAGGATTTTTCTAAATTTCAGAGTATACTTGATGATATGATTCGATTCATTATAAATGAAAAAGGAAGGGAAGTAATTTCAGAACGTCATCAAAAAGATTTTAAAAATCATACATTTAACCAAGAAGTTAAAGAAGTTCATAAAAAATCATCGGAAACAAAGGATTTTACAAATATTAATTTTGAGGATATATAA
- a CDS encoding KdsC family phosphatase → MNDINTFIFDVDGVLTNCTLNLFPDGNMVRQMFAKDGFALQLAKNKGYNLCIITRGSDLMVFRRLRELNIQYIYQGVDNKKKYLDEYCDFLNITRKKILYMGDDIPDIEIMKSVALPCSPIDAVPEVKEVSKYISPRRGGRGCVRDVIEQTLKIQKNWL, encoded by the coding sequence ATGAACGATATTAATACTTTTATTTTTGATGTGGATGGGGTATTAACAAATTGTACTTTAAATTTATTTCCTGATGGGAATATGGTTCGTCAAATGTTTGCTAAGGATGGTTTTGCTCTACAATTAGCGAAAAATAAGGGGTATAATTTATGTATTATTACAAGAGGTTCAGATTTAATGGTTTTTAGACGTTTAAGAGAACTTAATATTCAATATATTTATCAAGGTGTTGATAATAAAAAAAAATATTTGGATGAATATTGTGATTTTTTAAACATTACTAGGAAAAAAATATTATATATGGGGGATGATATTCCAGATATTGAAATTATGAAATCTGTAGCCTTACCTTGTTCTCCAATAGATGCTGTTCCAGAAGTAAAAGAGGTATCTAAGTATATTTCCCCAAGAAGGGGGGGTAGAGGATGTGTAAGAGATGTAATAGAACAGACTTTAAAGATACAAAAAAATTGGTTATAG
- the groL gene encoding chaperonin GroEL (60 kDa chaperone family; promotes refolding of misfolded polypeptides especially under stressful conditions; forms two stacked rings of heptamers to form a barrel-shaped 14mer; ends can be capped by GroES; misfolded proteins enter the barrel where they are refolded when GroES binds) yields the protein MAKDIKFDIEARDKLKKGVDALANAVKVTLGPKGRNVVLQKSFGGPQVTKDGVTVAKEIELEDSIENLGAQMVKEVASKTNDVAGDGTTTATVLAQAIVREGLKNVAAGANPMDLKRGIDKALEVVILDLRRQSREVGGNTDKIKQVASISANNDEKTGALIADAFEKVGKEGVITVEEAKGTDTSVDVVEGMQFDRGYQSPYFVTNTEKMITEFDQPQILLSDKKIAAMKDLLPILEPVAQSGKPLLIISEEVEGEALATLVVNKIRGTLKVAAIKAPGFGDRRKSMLEDIAILTGGTVISEETGSKLEDVKLNMLGKAERVIIDKDNTTIINGGGSKKDIRARVDQIKAQIESTTSDYDKEKLQERLAKLAGGVAVLYVGAASEVEMKEKKDRVDDALNATRAAVEEGIVAGGGVALVRAIKSLENIIGDNPDQDTGIQIVRRSLEEPLRQIVANAGGEGSVVVAKVAEGKGDFGYDAKIGEYKNMIVEGIIDPTKVARVALENAASVSGMLLTTECVVTEIKKDEPNTNPPMPGAGGGGMGGMM from the coding sequence ATGGCAAAAGATATTAAGTTTGATATTGAGGCAAGAGATAAACTAAAAAAAGGAGTCGATGCATTGGCTAATGCGGTGAAAGTTACTTTAGGTCCAAAAGGTCGTAATGTTGTATTACAAAAATCTTTTGGGGGACCACAAGTAACTAAAGATGGAGTGACTGTAGCTAAAGAAATAGAGCTAGAAGATTCAATAGAAAATTTAGGAGCTCAAATGGTTAAAGAAGTTGCTTCTAAAACCAATGATGTTGCTGGAGATGGAACGACAACAGCAACTGTATTGGCACAAGCTATCGTTAGAGAAGGGTTAAAAAATGTAGCAGCTGGAGCTAATCCTATGGATCTAAAAAGAGGAATAGATAAAGCATTAGAAGTAGTTATTTTAGATTTAAGGAGACAATCTAGAGAAGTGGGAGGAAATACAGATAAAATAAAACAAGTAGCTTCTATATCTGCCAATAATGATGAAAAAACTGGAGCATTAATAGCCGATGCTTTTGAAAAAGTAGGTAAAGAAGGAGTGATTACTGTGGAAGAAGCAAAAGGGACAGATACATCAGTAGATGTAGTAGAGGGAATGCAATTTGATAGAGGTTATCAATCTCCTTATTTTGTAACAAATACTGAGAAAATGATAACAGAATTTGATCAACCTCAAATTCTACTATCTGATAAAAAGATTGCGGCAATGAAGGATTTATTACCTATATTAGAACCTGTAGCTCAATCTGGAAAACCTTTACTCATTATTTCTGAAGAAGTAGAAGGAGAGGCCCTAGCTACTTTAGTAGTCAATAAAATACGTGGGACACTAAAAGTAGCAGCTATAAAAGCTCCTGGATTTGGAGATAGAAGAAAATCTATGTTAGAAGATATCGCTATTCTTACAGGAGGTACTGTAATTTCAGAAGAAACGGGTAGTAAATTAGAAGATGTTAAATTAAATATGCTCGGAAAAGCAGAAAGAGTTATTATTGATAAGGATAATACTACTATTATTAATGGTGGAGGGAGTAAGAAGGATATAAGAGCTCGTGTAGATCAGATAAAAGCTCAAATAGAATCTACTACATCTGATTATGATAAAGAAAAATTACAAGAACGTCTTGCTAAATTAGCTGGAGGAGTGGCTGTCCTTTATGTAGGAGCAGCATCTGAAGTAGAAATGAAAGAAAAGAAAGATCGTGTAGATGATGCTTTAAATGCTACTCGTGCAGCTGTTGAAGAAGGTATTGTAGCAGGAGGTGGAGTTGCATTAGTTCGTGCAATCAAATCATTAGAAAATATTATAGGAGATAATCCTGATCAAGATACTGGTATACAAATAGTAAGGCGTTCATTGGAAGAACCTTTACGTCAAATTGTGGCTAATGCTGGTGGAGAAGGATCTGTAGTAGTGGCTAAAGTAGCTGAAGGAAAAGGAGATTTTGGTTATGATGCTAAAATTGGAGAATATAAAAATATGATAGTTGAAGGAATTATAGATCCTACTAAAGTAGCTAGAGTTGCATTAGAAAATGCAGCATCAGTATCCGGAATGTTATTAACTACTGAATGTGTTGTTACAGAAATAAAAAAAGATGAACCAAATACTAATCCTCCAATGCCTGGAGCTGGTGGTGGTGGAATGGGTGGAATGATGTAG
- the groES gene encoding co-chaperone GroES — MMEVKIKPLADRVLVKPDPAETKTASGLIIPDTAKEKPQKGTVISVGNGKKNEPMILKKGDRVLYGKYSGTELKWEGKEYLIMRESDVIAVI, encoded by the coding sequence ATGATGGAAGTAAAGATTAAACCTTTAGCAGATCGAGTTCTAGTGAAACCTGATCCTGCTGAGACAAAAACAGCTTCAGGTCTCATTATTCCTGATACTGCAAAGGAAAAACCACAGAAAGGTACTGTGATATCTGTTGGAAATGGGAAAAAAAATGAACCTATGATTCTAAAAAAAGGAGATAGAGTTTTATATGGAAAATATTCTGGAACTGAGTTAAAATGGGAAGGGAAAGAATATCTTATTATGCGAGAATCTGATGTGATAGCAGTTATATAA
- the secG gene encoding preprotein translocase subunit SecG has product MYSTIFIGIFIILICFLLIVIILIQNPKKGIFYQSFMDKNFRLFGIKRTNTLLEKITWILSIFIFFLTLFFNFLLKNHS; this is encoded by the coding sequence ATGTATTCAACTATATTTATCGGAATTTTCATCATTTTAATATGTTTTCTTCTTATTGTAATAATTTTGATACAAAATCCTAAAAAAGGAATTTTTTATCAATCTTTCATGGATAAAAATTTTAGACTTTTTGGAATCAAAAGAACAAATACTCTTTTGGAAAAAATTACTTGGATATTATCTATTTTCATATTTTTTTTGACTTTATTTTTCAATTTTTTATTAAAAAACCATTCATAA
- a CDS encoding sigma-54 interaction domain-containing protein — protein MESIHNIKQKFSIVGNDYALHRALEKAIQVAPTDISVLVLGESGVGKEFIPKIIHQFSYRKHHSYIAVNCGAIPEGTIDSELFGHEKGSFTGATSMRKGYFEGANGGTIFLDEVGELPLTTQVRLLRILETGEFIKVGSSQIQKTNIRIVAATNLNILESIQKGKFREDLYYRLNTVQINLPPLRFRKNDIKLLFKKFSNDFSDKYHIPSVKLTEEAIKYLEKYPWPGNIRQLKNLIEQISVIETKREISSEKLKEYIPENIPSLSPHSNNEYFFQDFSNERDFLYKILFDMKKSLNDLKNLTLKLIKSNNNNKFVKKNQELMEKVFGKMINSSNSSIKSIMKNSIFQLEDSSKFLSRYDFDYEEIEEDFSKNESDSFSLQKKEIEFIQKALKKNNGKRKKAAIELGISERTLYRKIKQYGL, from the coding sequence ATGGAATCTATCCATAATATAAAACAAAAATTTTCCATTGTTGGAAACGATTATGCATTGCATAGAGCCTTAGAAAAGGCTATTCAAGTTGCACCAACAGATATTTCTGTATTGGTTCTTGGAGAAAGTGGAGTAGGAAAGGAATTTATTCCAAAAATTATTCATCAATTTTCCTATAGAAAACATCATTCTTATATTGCTGTAAACTGTGGTGCTATTCCAGAAGGGACTATTGATAGTGAACTATTTGGGCATGAAAAAGGTTCTTTTACAGGAGCTACAAGTATGCGAAAAGGATATTTTGAAGGTGCAAATGGAGGAACTATATTTTTAGATGAAGTTGGTGAACTTCCTTTAACTACACAAGTTCGTTTACTTCGAATTTTAGAAACAGGGGAATTTATAAAGGTAGGTTCTTCTCAAATACAAAAAACTAATATACGTATTGTTGCTGCAACTAATTTAAATATTCTAGAATCTATTCAAAAAGGAAAATTTAGAGAAGATTTGTATTATCGCCTTAATACAGTTCAAATAAATCTTCCTCCTTTACGTTTTCGTAAGAATGATATTAAATTATTATTCAAAAAATTTTCTAATGATTTTTCAGATAAATATCATATTCCTTCAGTAAAACTAACTGAAGAAGCCATAAAATATTTGGAAAAATATCCTTGGCCTGGAAATATAAGACAATTAAAAAATCTTATAGAACAAATATCTGTAATAGAAACAAAACGTGAGATTTCTTCAGAAAAATTAAAAGAATATATTCCAGAAAATATTCCTTCTTTATCCCCACATTCAAATAACGAATATTTTTTTCAAGATTTTTCTAACGAAAGAGATTTTCTATACAAAATTTTGTTTGATATGAAAAAAAGTTTAAATGATTTGAAAAATTTAACATTGAAATTAATAAAAAGTAACAATAATAATAAGTTTGTAAAAAAAAATCAAGAACTTATGGAAAAAGTATTTGGAAAAATGATTAATTCTTCCAATAGTTCTATTAAGTCTATAATGAAAAATTCAATATTTCAGTTAGAAGATTCTTCAAAATTTTTATCCAGATATGATTTTGATTATGAAGAAATAGAAGAAGATTTTTCAAAAAATGAATCTGATTCATTTTCATTACAAAAAAAAGAAATAGAATTTATTCAGAAAGCATTAAAAAAAAATAATGGAAAAAGAAAAAAAGCAGCAATAGAATTAGGTATTTCAGAAAGAACATTATATAGAAAAATTAAACAATATGGTTTGTAA